A segment of the Opitutia bacterium genome:
GATCGGCTGGCCGGCCTTCTGCGCGAGGCCGCCCATGTGCATGAGGCAGCTCATGTCGCCCGAGACGAGCACATCGGGCTGCGCGGCGCGGATGTGGTCGAGCTTGAGCGTGCCCATGCTCGAGGAGACGTGCGGGAACGCCACCGAGAACGTGCCGCCGAAGCCGCAGCATTGCTCCTGCTCGCCGAAGGGAACGACCTTCGCGCCCGCGATCGAGTTGAGCAGCGCGAGCGAGGCGGCTTCGCTGCCCGTGCCGCGATTGTGGCAATTGCGGTGAAACGCGATCGTCGCGTCGTAGCGGCCGGGCCAGGTCTTCACGCCGAGGGCATTCACGACGAAATCGGCGAACTCCCACGTGCGTGCGGCGAGCGCTTTCACTTCGGGCAAGTCGGACTCCTTCTCGAACTCCAGCAACGCGCCATGCCGCAGCATCGCCGCGCACGAGCCGGACGGCAGCAGCACCGGCGCGGTGCCGGCGAAGGTGCGCAGCGTGTGCCGCACGACCTTGCGCGAGGCCGGCCAGTCGCCGCCATTGAACGCCGGTTGTCCGCAGCAGGTCTGGCCTTCGGGAAACTCGACCTCGACCCCGAGATGCTCGAGGACTTCCACCGTGGCGCGCGCGACGTCGTCGTAGAACGCGTCGCACAGGCACGTCGCCATCAGCTGGATTTTCGGCCGCTCACCGGGCGCGAAAGGCGAAGGACGGACGGGAGCATGCATCAGGATCGCGGAGTGTAGATGGTCGCTTTGAGTTGGCGAGCCAGGTGGGCACGGAAGGCGTGGATATCACGCACGACGCCGAGTCCGATTAGCTGGTTCGCCAGATTGCCGACGGCGGTGCCTTCGAGCGAATACGACACGACGGGCAGGCCGGCAGCATCGGCGGTCGCCTGGCAAAGCAGCCGGTTCTTCGAACCGCCGCCGACGATGAGGATGCGACGGAATTTGCGGCCGGACAACCGCTCGAAACTCCGCACGGCGTCGGCGTGGCCGCGCCCGAGCGAGTCGCAGATGAGACGAACGTAGCCGGCGAGGTCGCGCGGCGGGCGCGCGCCGTTCTTCTTCAATTGCGCGTCGATCGCGGCGCGCATGTCAGGCGGGTTGAAGAGCGAGGCGTCGGTCACGTCGATGAGCTGCGCCGGCGCGGGCGCCTTTTCGGCGAGCGCGATGAGCTTCTTCCACTGCGCGGCGTTGGCCGGATGCGCGGAGAATGCCGGCAGCGTTTTCTCGAGCAGCCACAAACCGAGACAGGAACACAGCGGCCGGTAACGGCCGTCGCCCATGCGCTCGTTCGAAATGCGCGCGGCGCGCGCCGCTTCACCGAGCACCGGCGTGTCGCTTTCGAAGCCGAGCAGCGACCACGTGCCGGAACTCAGGTAGAGATCGGAGCCGTCGGGCGCCGCCGGCATCGCGGCGAAGGCGCAGGCCGTGTCGTGCCCGGGCACCAGCACCGTCTGGACGCCGGCGAGTTCGGGAATGTCGCGCACCGGACCGAGTTTCTGCGCGGCGAGCGCAGGTTGGCTGAACCAGTGGCGCGGGATGCCGAAGTATTTCATCGCGGCCGCCGACCACTCCGTGCTCTTCACGTCCAAAAACTGCGAGTGGCTGCAGATGGAGATCTCGTTCTCCATGCGCCCCGAGAGCAGGAAATTGAAATAATCCGCGATGAACAGGCAACGCGCCGCGGTGCGCGAGATGCCCGGACACGCGGCGAGCGTCTCCTGCAATTGGAGGCTGGTGTTGAAGACGTGACTGGGCAGGCCGGTCAGCGCGTAGATGCGGGGATAGCCGGTCTGCTCGAACTTCTTCGCGGGTTCCAGCGTGCGCCGGTCGCGGTAGGCGTGCACCGGATAAACGGGACGGCCCGACGCGTTCACCAACACGTGATCGACGCCCCACGCATCGCAGCCGACCGAGGCTAGCTTCGGGAATTGCGCCTTCGCCTTCAGCAGGCCGGCGCGGGCTTCGCTCCAGAGATACGGCAGATCCCAGTAGTCGTTCGCGCCGAGCGAGCGGAACTGGTTCGGGAACCGATGGACCTCGGTGAGTTCGAGCCGGCCCCTCGTCCAAGTGCCGACAATCACGCGGCCGCTCGTGGCCCCCAAATCGATCGCGGCACAATGGACGGTTGCTTTCATAGAATCATCGCAGGAAGGCCTCGTGCAGGCCGCCGTCGACCGTGATCACCTGGCCGGTGGTCTTGCTCAGGCGCTGGGACACGAGGAGGAAATACGCTTCGGCTTGGTCGGCGGGCGTGATCGGCGCCTTCGTCAGCGTGCGGTCGGCGTAGAACTGCGCCAGTTTCTTCACGAGCGACTCGGTCGCCTCGTCGTCGGCGTAGGGAATGTTGTATTTCGCGAGCGAGCCGATGACGCGGTCGCGCGGGAACATCGCGGAGCCCTGCACGACCGTCGCGGGCGCGACGCCGTTCACCCGCACGAGCGGCGCGAGTTCGATCGCGAGTTCGCGCACGAGGTGGTTCGCGGCGGCCTTCGACGTGTCGTAGGCGACGGAGCCTTTTTTCGCGACGACGGCGTTGGCCGAGGTCGTGAGCACGAGGTTGCCGCGCAGGCCCTGCTCTTTCCAAGTCTTGGCCGCCTCGTCGCCGACGACGTAGCTGCCGGTGACGTTGATGGCGAAGGTGAGCGCCCACTTGTCGTCGGGAATGTGGCCCGAGGTGTCGCTCGGCACGAAGATGCCCGCGGTGACGCAGATGGAATCGAAGCCGCCATAGGCGAGCGCGACGTTGTCGAGCATCGTGCGGACGGACGCGCGATCGGTGATGTTCGCCGCGAGCCCGACGGCCGGGCCGCAATTGGAAACACCCGTGCCGGCGACGCCGATGCCGACGCCGTATTTCGACTCGATCTCCTTCGCGGTCGCCTGCGCGGCGGTCTCGTTAAGATCGACGGCGACGATGTGCGCGCCTTCCTTCACGAGGCGGTGCGCAGTTTCCTTGCCGATGCCGGAGCCGGCGCCGATCACGACGACGACTTGGCGCGCGAGTTCCTTCTCGGCGGGCATGCGCTTGAGCTTCGCTTCCTCGAGGAGCCAATACTCGATGTCGAACGCCTCCTGCTGCGGGAGCGCGATATATTTGTCGATCGCCTCCGCGCCGCGCATGACTTCGACGGCGCAGTTGTAGAATTCGGCGGTGACGCGCGACTCGGACTTGTCCTTGCCCCACGCGACCATGCCGAGGCCAGGGATCAGCACGACGGTCGGATTCGGGTCGCGCATCGCGGGCGAGTTGGCGTGTTTGCAGGCCGCGTAGTAAGCCGCGTAGTCCTTGCGGTAGGCTTCGAGGCCGTGTGCGAGTTTCGACTTCAGCTCGGCGACGGTTTCCTGCTGCGGATTCCAGTCGACGTAGAGCGGCTTGATTTTGGTGCGAAGGAAGTGGTCCGGGCACGACGTGCCGAGTTCGGCGAGACGCGCGGCATCCTTGGAATTCACGAAGCGCAGGATCTTCGCGTCGTCCTGCACGGTGCCGATGAAACGCTTCTCCTTGGAAACCTGGCCGCGGAGCCACGGCAGGATCGCGGCGAACGTCGCGCGGCGCTTCGTGTCGTCGAGCGTGGTGTATTTTTGTCCGCCGAAGGCCGCGGCGTCGCCGCCCTTGGCCGCGTAGGCTTTCTCGATGTAGGCGGAGGCTTCCTCAATGAAGGCCAGCGTGTCGGTGTAGCACTGCTTGTCGTCGTCGGCCCACGAGATGAAGCCGTGCTGGCCCATCATGATGGCGCGAATGTTCGGCTGCTCGCGCGCGATTTTCTGCATCGCGAGGCCGAGTTCGAAGCCCGGGCGCATCCACGGCACGTAGGCCATGCGGCCGCCGAAGATTTCCTTGGTCAGCTTTTCGCAATTCGCCGACGCCGCGATCGCGATGATCGCGTTCGGGTGCATGTGATCGACGTTCTTGCCGGGCAGGAAGGAGTGCAGCGGCGTGTCGATCGAGGACGCGCGCGGGTTCAGGTTGAACGTCGCGTGCGTATACATGCCCACCATGTCGTCCTCGGCGGGCGACTTCAGGCCCTTGTCCGCGCGGGCGGCGTAGAGCGATTGGAGGCCGACGAGCTTGCTCTGGTAGAGCGACGAGAAGTTCTCGCGCGTGCTCGTGCGGAGGTCGCCGCCGGAGCCTTTGACCCAGAGAACCTCCGTCGGCTGGCCGGTCAGCGGGTCCTTTTCGGTGAGCTTCGAGGACGTGTTGCCGCCGCCGGTGTTGGTGATGCGTTGATCGCTGCCGAGGAGATTGGAGCGATAAACGAGGCGGGCGACGGGATCGAGGGACGCCGCTTTGGCGTCGTCCCACAGATAGTTGACGAATTGGTAGGAAGGCATCGTGGAATGCGTTGCGTGGAGAGAAAGCGAATCAGCGGCGCTGCGCGAGCACTTCGCGCTCGTAGCGTGTCACCGCCGGGAGCCACTGGCGGTCGCCGGGCACATTGGCGCGGCGGCAGTGCTCCTCCCAGATGGCGCCGAGCGGGAGCGTCTTGAGCTCCTCCAGCAGCGCGAGGCGGCCCGTGTGGTCGCCGGCCGCTTCGAGATCGCGGAGGCGCTGCGACGGCTCGAGCAATGCGGAGAGCAGGCACTTCTGGGCGTTGCGCGTGCCGATGACCCAGGCCGCAACGCGGTTGATGCTCGCGTCGAAGTAGTCGAGGCCGATGGCCGTGCGCGGGAGAAAGCCGCCGCGAACGAGTTCCTCGAACAGCGCCTTGGTGACGTCGTCGAAGAGCACCACGTGATCGCTGTCCCAACGGACGCCGCGACTCACGTGCAGCAGCAGGCCGGGGGCAAATTGCAGCACAGCGGAAATCTTGTCCGCGACCGACTCCGTCGGGTGGAAGTGCCCCATGTCGAGGCAGAGCATCTTTTTCCGGGTGACGGCGTAGCCCAGGTAGAATTCGTGCGAGCCGACGACGTAGCTCTCGGAGCCGATGCCAAAGAGCTTCGACTCGACCGCGTCGCGGTGAACGCGTTCATCGATTTGCTCCTTGAACACGGCGTCGAGCGACTGCTCGAGGCGCTCGCGCGGGCCCTTGCGGTCGGCGGGCAGGTCCTTGTGGCCGTCGGGAATCCAGACGTTCGTCACCGTCGGCGTGCCGAGCGCCTGTCCCATCGCCGCGCCGATGCGGCGGCACGCGATGGCGTGCTCGATCCAAAACTGGCGGATGGCGGGCTCCCGATGCGAGAGCGTGAAACCGTCGTTGGCGAGCGGATGCGAGAAGCACGTCGGGTTAAAGTCGAGGCCCATGCCGCGCTGCTTCGCCCAGTCGATCCAGCTCTGGAAATGCTCCACGCCGATCGCGTTGCGATCGACCTTCTTGCCGCCGAAGTCGCCGTAGATCGCGTGCAGGTTCAGGCGGTGCTTGCCCGGGATGAGCGCGAGCGCGGCGTCGAGGTCGCTGCGCAGTTCGGCGAGCGTGCGCGCCTTGCCGGGATAGTTGCCCGTCGCCTGGATGCCGCCGCCTTCGAGCGTGGCGCCGGCGCGCTCGAAGCCACCGACGTCGTCGCCTTGCCAGCAGTGCAGCGAGATCGGCGTGCGCGCGAGCGTGGCCAGCGCGGCCTCGGTATCGACGCCGAGCGCGGCGTAGGTTTCACGGGCGGAATCGTAGAGCGAGGCAGTCATGGAGGATGCAGCATTTGCCGCGGAGCGGCGGGGTGGACGGAAAGCAGCGTAGCCCGTCAGTCTACAGTGGAGCACAGCGGCCGGGAATCCGCGCGATGATCTTTGGAATACAGAAATTGCCTAGGACATATTCGTCCGGTTTCGAGTCGCCAAGCGCCGCGTCGTCCGTTGAATCCGGCTTGGTCGCTCCTCCCCCGCGGCGGCCGCGCCTCCCATGCCCTGCCCTGTCCTTTTCCGCCGCGGTGTCTGGCTCTGCCTCGCCGCTTTCCTTGCGGCCTCACTGCGCGCCGACGTGCGTTGCGCCAAGCTGTTCACCGACCACATGGTCCTCCAGCGCGAGCGCCCCGTCCCGATTTGGGGCACCGCCACGCCGGGCGAGAAGATCGCGGTCGCTTTCGCCAACCAAACCAAGGAGACCGTCGCCGCGACCGACGGCGCGTGGCGCATCACGCTCGATGCGCTGGCAACGAGCGCGGAGCCGCGCGAACTCGTCGTGCGTGGCGCGAACAAGGTGACCTTCCGCGACGTGCTCGTGGGCGAAGTCTGGTTCGCCTCCGGCCAATCCAACATGGAGAAGCCGCTCGGCGAGCGAAAGGGCCAGAAGCCCACGACCGGCTACGACCTCGAGATCGCCGCCGCGCGCTATCCGCTGCTGCGCCTGTTTCAGGTGCCGCGCACCGACCTCAAGCAGGACGGCGCGGGCGTCTTCCGCTGGTTGCCGTGCTCGCCCGAAACATTGCGCGAGTCGAATTTCTCGGCCGCGGCCTACTACTTCGGCTGGCAGGTGCAGCAAACGCTCGGCGTCCCCATCGGCATCATCCACTCCAGCTTCGGCGGCACGCGCATCGAGGCGTGGCTGCCGCCCGAGGCCTTCGCCGACCCGCAACTCGCCGGACTCGAAAAGGAGCACTACGCCGCCTGGGTGCCCGGCGTGCAACCGACCGAGCTTTTCACGAGCATGGTTCGTCCCTACGCACCGTTCGCCGTGCGCGGCTTCCTCTGGTATCAGGGCGAGACCAACTGCATGGTGCCCGACTCCGACCGCTACGCGCACAAGCTCACGACGCTGATCGCGCACTGGCGTCGCGTGTGGGGAAACGCCGACGCGCCGTTCTACGGCGTGCTGCTCGCGCCGTTCGACTACTCGAAGTGGGAGAAATTCGCCACGACCGAGCTCGCTCTGCCGCGCTTCTGGCAGGCGCAAATCGAAGCGCTCTCCGCCCCGCGCACCGGCTACGCCGTCATCAGCGACGGCGTCGACGATCTCCACGACATCCATCCCGTGAACAAGCGCGTCGTCGGCGACCGTCTCGCGCGCCTTGCGCTGAACGAGACCTACGGCCGCACCGACATCGCCGCGCACGGACCAACGCTCGCGAGTTGGAAAGTCGACGGTGCCGCTCTCGTCGTCACGTTTGCCCACGCGGAAGGCCTGCACACGCGCGACAACCTGCCGCCGACCGACTTCGCCGTCGCCGGCACCGACCACGTCTTCCATCCCGCCCAAGCGACGATCAAGGACGCAACGATCACGCTCACGTGTCCCGAAGTTCCCGCGCCGATCGCCGCACGCTTTGGATGGCACGAGACCGCGCGCCCGAACCTCGTCAACCGCGCCGGCCTCCCCGCCACGCCCTTCCGCACCGACGACTGGCCGGTGAAGATCGATCGTCCAGTTTCCAAGCCGCTCGAGATGCGGCCCTGATCGCGATCACATCCATAAGCGTGAGGCTTGTGTCGGAATGGAAGCGGAGCGCAAATCCGGGGCACAGGCACAACAGCCTTGAGCCTCACGCACTTTGCCGCACCCTCACCGCCACGGGCCAAACCACAGTGAATTTTTTCACTGATGCTGAATAACACTGTTAGGCAAAACCAGCACGTGCTTATCAAAAATTACGGTCGTCTATGGAAGCGCAGCGCCGTCGAATGGCGCGGTGGTCGACTTCGCCGTGGCGCTCTTTTGGGAATCGGAGAAAAAAATAAAAGCGGCGGTGATTTTCGCGACCAGATCGCGATCTACATTCTCCATGACGCGGCGTTTGTGCCGATCTACGTAGGCCAGACCGGCTCGAAGGAAGCGCGGTTGTTTGACCGGCTTGCGGCGCACAATCGCAATCCGAAGATGGGACAGTGGGATTTCTTCAGTTGGTTCGGTTTTCGCGAAATGGATCAAAATGGTTTTCTGGTTGCGCACACCGAATCGACGGCTCTTTCGCGTGCTCAAGCTTTGGATGAAATTGAGTCGCTCCTCATCCTTTTACTAGAGCCGAAGCGCAATCGTCAGACCGGACGATGGAAGAGTGTAGAAGAGTTCTTTCAGATGGCTTCGAAGGAAGCCTGGGGTTATTCGAACAACGACATCCACAAGCGCCTCGTGAGAATCGAAGAGCTACTTCAAAAGAAAGGCCGAACAAGTAGGAATGGGAAAGCGTGAGAGGTCCGCGTTGCCGTAGAGGGCGTGCGGTTCCACTCCCCGCCTTGTGGGCACGAACGAACTGACGATCGGACCAGACCTCGGCCCCCCCGGCATCACATGTGCGTCCTCTAGACTTCGGGCGAGATTCTCACCGAGGAAGTCATCCCCAGCCCCGCGAGTGCCTCGCCGCCGACGCCGCGCGCTAGCGTATGCCAGAATCAGCGCGAGGGTAGAGCGACAATGCGACGGCAAAGCACCGCGACGCCGTAGCGGGGCAGATTGAGCTTGGTCACCTCGCCTCCGTTCAGGACGTCGGTCATCGGTGCGGGCAACGCGATGTCCTGCGGGCCGGCGGAGAAATTCGTGAGGATGTAGACTTCGCGATCGGCCGCGACGCGACGGCCGACGCTGACGCGCTCGGGCACGCCGATGACCGGCGCATCGACCTTTGCGAGTGCGGTCCACTGCTTCGCGAGTGCCTGCATCAGCGGCTGATCGACAACCGCGCCGAGGTAGGTGATCGTGCCCTTCCCCACCGGGCGACGGAGCGCCGCGGGCTGGCCGGCGAGCCAGTCGTTGCCCGGGCCGTAGCGCAACGGGACCTCGATCTCGCCTGCGGAAGCTGAGCGCTGAGGGCTGAACGCTGAAAGCTGCGCCGCGGTCAGCGGCGCCAGCGTCTCCGCCCACACCGTCGCGCGGCCACTGCCCCACTCGCCGGTGACCGGCACGTCTTCGAGCAACGCGTAGAATTGCTCCACGCGACCGCCGAGCGGGGCCACGAGCGGGCCGGGCTGGCGCTGGGTGTTGAGCGCGTTGAATTCGTTCTTCATGCCCGTGCGCGGACCGAGGACGAGATGGCCGCCAGCTTCGACCCATGCGGTGAGCTTCGCCGCCAACTCCGTGGAAACGACGTTGAGGCTCGGGGCGACGATCAGCTTGTAGCGGGCGAGGTCCATCGCGGGCGTGACGATGTCGACCGACTGCGTCTGCTGCCGCAGCGCCTTGTAGTAGCTGTGCAGCACTTCGAGCTGTTCGTAGCGGTTGCTGAAGCGATTGAAGTCGATCGCCCAGCGGCTGTCGTAGTCGTGGATCAGCGCGACCTCCGCGACCGGCGAAGTGCCCGCGATCACCGGCGCCGCCTGCGCGAACTCGCGTCCCGCCTGCGCGGCCTCGGCGTAAACCGGCACGGGCTCGCCGTCGGGGCCGACGAGCGAGCCGTGGTATTGCTCCTGCCCGTTCAACGCGCTGCGCCATTGCCAGTAGGCGACGCAATCGGCGCCGTGCGCGACCGAGTGCCACGCCATCGCGCGCGTCTCGCCTCGGTCGAGCGAGTTGCTGACGCTCGACCAGTCGACGAAACCGGGCGGCATCTCCAGCACCCAGAAATTCCGCTGCTTCCAGCCGCGCACGAGATCGTGCGTCGAACCGCTGCGGTCGGGATCGAGGTGCCCGGTGCCATTGCGCGAATTGTCGGCGTAGCCGGCGCCGAGGTATTCGTCCCACGAGATGACGTCGTAGTCGGCCGCGATGAGCTGGCGGTTGAAACGGTTCGCCCAGCCGACGCCGCCGAGATTGGTCGTGATGAGCTGGCGCGGCTCCACGTGCGCGCGCAGCACCGCGATCTGGTTGCGCTGGAAGGCGAGCCACGTGTCCGTGACGTAGCGCTTGTAGTCGAGCAACAGGCCCGGATTGGCGCGTCCCGTGGTCATCGGAATCTGGTTCCACTGCGAATACGTCTGGCTCCAATACGCGGTCATCCAGTGGCGGTTCAACTGGTCGAGCGAGCCGTAGCGCTGCTCCAGCCACACGTGCCAGCCGCGCTTCGATTCGTCGTCGAACGAGTCTTCGGTGAACTCGTTGCCGATCTGCCACGCGACAACGTTCGGATTCTGGCCAAAGCGCTGGGCGAGCTGCGTGACGATCCGCGCGCAGAGTTCGCGGTATTTCGCGCTCGCGATGGAAAAGTGCCGGCGCGAGCCGTGCTGGAGCTGCTTGCCGTCCTCGCTGACGCGCAGGACCTCGGGATATTTCGTCGTCAGCCACGCCGGCGGCGTGTCGGTCGGCGTGCCGATGATGGTGACCATGCCGTGGCGCGCGGCCGCAGCGACGGCGCGCTCCATCCAGTCGAGTTGGTAATTGCTCTCGGACGGCTCGAGGCTG
Coding sequences within it:
- a CDS encoding (Fe-S)-binding protein; translated protein: MHAPVRPSPFAPGERPKIQLMATCLCDAFYDDVARATVEVLEHLGVEVEFPEGQTCCGQPAFNGGDWPASRKVVRHTLRTFAGTAPVLLPSGSCAAMLRHGALLEFEKESDLPEVKALAARTWEFADFVVNALGVKTWPGRYDATIAFHRNCHNRGTGSEAASLALLNSIAGAKVVPFGEQEQCCGFGGTFSVAFPHVSSSMGTLKLDHIRAAQPDVLVSGDMSCLMHMGGLAQKAGQPIKTQHIAQVMRDALRNGGLLR
- a CDS encoding bifunctional rhamnulose-1-phosphate aldolase/short-chain dehydrogenase — protein: MPSYQFVNYLWDDAKAASLDPVARLVYRSNLLGSDQRITNTGGGNTSSKLTEKDPLTGQPTEVLWVKGSGGDLRTSTRENFSSLYQSKLVGLQSLYAARADKGLKSPAEDDMVGMYTHATFNLNPRASSIDTPLHSFLPGKNVDHMHPNAIIAIAASANCEKLTKEIFGGRMAYVPWMRPGFELGLAMQKIAREQPNIRAIMMGQHGFISWADDDKQCYTDTLAFIEEASAYIEKAYAAKGGDAAAFGGQKYTTLDDTKRRATFAAILPWLRGQVSKEKRFIGTVQDDAKILRFVNSKDAARLAELGTSCPDHFLRTKIKPLYVDWNPQQETVAELKSKLAHGLEAYRKDYAAYYAACKHANSPAMRDPNPTVVLIPGLGMVAWGKDKSESRVTAEFYNCAVEVMRGAEAIDKYIALPQQEAFDIEYWLLEEAKLKRMPAEKELARQVVVVIGAGSGIGKETAHRLVKEGAHIVAVDLNETAAQATAKEIESKYGVGIGVAGTGVSNCGPAVGLAANITDRASVRTMLDNVALAYGGFDSICVTAGIFVPSDTSGHIPDDKWALTFAINVTGSYVVGDEAAKTWKEQGLRGNLVLTTSANAVVAKKGSVAYDTSKAAANHLVRELAIELAPLVRVNGVAPATVVQGSAMFPRDRVIGSLAKYNIPYADDEATESLVKKLAQFYADRTLTKAPITPADQAEAYFLLVSQRLSKTTGQVITVDGGLHEAFLR
- a CDS encoding L-rhamnose isomerase, whose translation is MTASLYDSARETYAALGVDTEAALATLARTPISLHCWQGDDVGGFERAGATLEGGGIQATGNYPGKARTLAELRSDLDAALALIPGKHRLNLHAIYGDFGGKKVDRNAIGVEHFQSWIDWAKQRGMGLDFNPTCFSHPLANDGFTLSHREPAIRQFWIEHAIACRRIGAAMGQALGTPTVTNVWIPDGHKDLPADRKGPRERLEQSLDAVFKEQIDERVHRDAVESKLFGIGSESYVVGSHEFYLGYAVTRKKMLCLDMGHFHPTESVADKISAVLQFAPGLLLHVSRGVRWDSDHVVLFDDVTKALFEELVRGGFLPRTAIGLDYFDASINRVAAWVIGTRNAQKCLLSALLEPSQRLRDLEAAGDHTGRLALLEELKTLPLGAIWEEHCRRANVPGDRQWLPAVTRYEREVLAQRR
- a CDS encoding rhamnulokinase, which codes for MKATVHCAAIDLGATSGRVIVGTWTRGRLELTEVHRFPNQFRSLGANDYWDLPYLWSEARAGLLKAKAQFPKLASVGCDAWGVDHVLVNASGRPVYPVHAYRDRRTLEPAKKFEQTGYPRIYALTGLPSHVFNTSLQLQETLAACPGISRTAARCLFIADYFNFLLSGRMENEISICSHSQFLDVKSTEWSAAAMKYFGIPRHWFSQPALAAQKLGPVRDIPELAGVQTVLVPGHDTACAFAAMPAAPDGSDLYLSSGTWSLLGFESDTPVLGEAARAARISNERMGDGRYRPLCSCLGLWLLEKTLPAFSAHPANAAQWKKLIALAEKAPAPAQLIDVTDASLFNPPDMRAAIDAQLKKNGARPPRDLAGYVRLICDSLGRGHADAVRSFERLSGRKFRRILIVGGGSKNRLLCQATADAAGLPVVSYSLEGTAVGNLANQLIGLGVVRDIHAFRAHLARQLKATIYTPRS
- a CDS encoding beta-galactosidase, which gives rise to MSTFRRLVSVVTLLTLGLVARAANVPPLMYGAAWYPEQWSEATWEADLARMQAAGLNMVRIGEFAWSSLEPSESNYQLDWMERAVAAAARHGMVTIIGTPTDTPPAWLTTKYPEVLRVSEDGKQLQHGSRRHFSIASAKYRELCARIVTQLAQRFGQNPNVVAWQIGNEFTEDSFDDESKRGWHVWLEQRYGSLDQLNRHWMTAYWSQTYSQWNQIPMTTGRANPGLLLDYKRYVTDTWLAFQRNQIAVLRAHVEPRQLITTNLGGVGWANRFNRQLIAADYDVISWDEYLGAGYADNSRNGTGHLDPDRSGSTHDLVRGWKQRNFWVLEMPPGFVDWSSVSNSLDRGETRAMAWHSVAHGADCVAYWQWRSALNGQEQYHGSLVGPDGEPVPVYAEAAQAGREFAQAAPVIAGTSPVAEVALIHDYDSRWAIDFNRFSNRYEQLEVLHSYYKALRQQTQSVDIVTPAMDLARYKLIVAPSLNVVSTELAAKLTAWVEAGGHLVLGPRTGMKNEFNALNTQRQPGPLVAPLGGRVEQFYALLEDVPVTGEWGSGRATVWAETLAPLTAAQLSAFSPQRSASAGEIEVPLRYGPGNDWLAGQPAALRRPVGKGTITYLGAVVDQPLMQALAKQWTALAKVDAPVIGVPERVSVGRRVAADREVYILTNFSAGPQDIALPAPMTDVLNGGEVTKLNLPRYGVAVLCRRIVALPSR
- a CDS encoding sialate O-acetylesterase gives rise to the protein MPCPVLFRRGVWLCLAAFLAASLRADVRCAKLFTDHMVLQRERPVPIWGTATPGEKIAVAFANQTKETVAATDGAWRITLDALATSAEPRELVVRGANKVTFRDVLVGEVWFASGQSNMEKPLGERKGQKPTTGYDLEIAAARYPLLRLFQVPRTDLKQDGAGVFRWLPCSPETLRESNFSAAAYYFGWQVQQTLGVPIGIIHSSFGGTRIEAWLPPEAFADPQLAGLEKEHYAAWVPGVQPTELFTSMVRPYAPFAVRGFLWYQGETNCMVPDSDRYAHKLTTLIAHWRRVWGNADAPFYGVLLAPFDYSKWEKFATTELALPRFWQAQIEALSAPRTGYAVISDGVDDLHDIHPVNKRVVGDRLARLALNETYGRTDIAAHGPTLASWKVDGAALVVTFAHAEGLHTRDNLPPTDFAVAGTDHVFHPAQATIKDATITLTCPEVPAPIAARFGWHETARPNLVNRAGLPATPFRTDDWPVKIDRPVSKPLEMRP